A region of Candidatus Neomarinimicrobiota bacterium DNA encodes the following proteins:
- a CDS encoding CotH kinase family protein — MGQFIVNIKSAFQIILATFIILRLQSLGQGLIINELMPNNVSTISDENGDFPDWIELKNKSNISINLSDYFITDNPADTFKWRLPDEVLAPNSHFLIFASGKDRNSGGVQWETVIHIGDTLKYILGSNYPGANWKVPDFDDSEWLIGVSGIGYGDYDDSTQVPQGTISIYIRKTFIIENSESIRYAILHMDYDDAFVAYLNGREIARSNIGTIGTEPDPNETATTDHEARIYQDGLPEMFIIDSLSFFNDGANVLAIQVHNISSESSDLSAIPFLTIAIEDSIENSRGLDPYINLPDLRPHTNFKLNSDGESVYLFDLNGTFVDSVIYNYIPEDFSYGRSSTDINNWFLFDNPTPGYDNPAEGYTSISPEIQFSLPPGIYDNTISVSIYTPNDTNQAEIFYTTDGSIPTTSSMRYTAPIKISEPTVIRARAIEQGKLPGEVSTATYIVNFETNLPIISLVTDPPNLWDWETGIYVEGPNADQEQPHFGANYWQDWEKPAYIEFFEPDEGYQFSANVGIKIYGAWSRAHPQKSLAIFARRKYGTGVIRYRLFPWLDIDEFESFVLRNSGNDWYFTMFRDGLVYCLTKNLDIDALAFRPSVVFINGEYWGIHNIREKVNEHYISSHHHLDKDKINLLEMYNTVLHGSGKDYNELYNFIKNNDLSLKPNYEYVKQKMDIDEYINYMVTEIYIDNGDWPGNNLKYWNSDGIKFRWILFDTDFGFGIYGNERYKFNTLEFALEPNSKKNWPNPPWSTLIFRKLIQNKEFRNKFINTACDLINTYLSSDYIKKTVDSLKNLISDEMVRHTQRWPQAGNYDNWLKDIGKIKEFATYRPSYFHNFMQQRFGLNTSYLLKIHINPPATGKIKINSIIVSKKDFIGRYYKEIPVTVQAISKNGYVFDKWTGNIESQEPVITIESASSSLEITANFKPAELPDNAVVINEINYHPENSFDTGDWIEIYNNTDYTIDISNWKLMDSDSSHVFSIPENTILEKGGFLVIAEDLYRFKSLFPSVENIVGETGFGFSAGGEVIRLFDENWNLIDSVEYDDQNPWPEEPDGHGPTLELKDPDLDNSLPESWAASENHGTPGTYNSVYTDIEKTNKHNICEFKLLYNYPNPFNSQTTIKFFIPDRGVVKLFVYDISGKFIYKNTHYCTKSGYYSFKWNGKNSNGEIIPSGVYLYRIEYRNKSKVGKMLFLK, encoded by the coding sequence ATGGGGCAGTTTATTGTGAACATAAAATCCGCTTTCCAAATTATATTGGCTACATTCATAATACTTCGATTGCAAAGTCTTGGGCAAGGCTTGATCATTAATGAACTAATGCCAAATAATGTCAGCACAATCTCCGACGAAAATGGCGATTTCCCTGACTGGATCGAATTAAAAAATAAAAGCAATATTTCAATTAATTTGAGTGACTACTTTATCACTGACAATCCAGCAGATACATTTAAATGGAGACTACCAGATGAAGTTTTGGCTCCAAACTCTCATTTTTTAATCTTTGCATCGGGCAAAGACAGAAATTCAGGTGGTGTTCAATGGGAAACCGTAATACATATTGGAGACACATTAAAATATATTCTTGGCTCAAACTATCCAGGAGCAAATTGGAAAGTTCCCGATTTTGATGATTCAGAATGGTTAATAGGCGTGTCAGGAATAGGATACGGAGATTACGACGACAGCACACAAGTCCCACAGGGTACAATTTCAATTTATATCAGAAAAACTTTTATTATAGAAAATTCAGAAAGCATAAGATATGCAATACTGCATATGGATTATGATGATGCATTTGTCGCCTATCTGAATGGAAGAGAAATAGCACGCTCAAATATTGGAACAATTGGTACAGAACCAGACCCGAACGAGACAGCAACAACAGATCACGAAGCAAGAATCTATCAGGATGGTTTACCTGAAATGTTTATAATAGATTCATTGTCATTTTTTAATGATGGTGCAAATGTGCTGGCAATTCAGGTTCATAATATTTCCAGTGAGTCATCAGATCTAAGTGCTATCCCATTCTTAACAATAGCAATAGAAGATAGTATAGAGAACTCAAGGGGTCTCGACCCATACATTAATTTGCCTGATCTCCGACCTCACACAAATTTTAAATTGAATTCTGATGGTGAATCGGTATATTTATTTGATCTAAATGGAACCTTTGTTGATTCAGTCATTTACAACTACATTCCAGAAGATTTCTCATATGGGCGAAGTAGCACAGACATTAATAACTGGTTTCTTTTTGATAATCCCACTCCTGGTTATGATAATCCTGCAGAAGGCTATACCTCCATCTCTCCGGAAATACAATTTAGCTTACCACCTGGAATCTACGATAATACAATTAGCGTTTCCATTTACACACCTAACGATACTAATCAAGCAGAAATATTTTACACAACTGATGGTTCAATACCAACAACCTCATCGATGAGATATACAGCTCCCATAAAAATCTCAGAACCCACAGTAATTAGGGCAAGGGCAATAGAACAGGGTAAGCTTCCAGGTGAAGTCTCCACTGCCACTTATATTGTCAACTTTGAAACAAACCTTCCAATTATTTCACTGGTAACCGATCCTCCTAATCTATGGGACTGGGAGACTGGAATATATGTAGAGGGACCAAATGCAGATCAAGAACAACCCCACTTTGGAGCAAACTACTGGCAGGATTGGGAAAAACCAGCATATATTGAATTTTTTGAACCCGATGAAGGATACCAGTTTTCAGCAAATGTAGGGATAAAAATTTATGGAGCTTGGAGCCGCGCCCATCCTCAAAAGTCTCTTGCAATTTTTGCTCGGAGGAAATATGGAACAGGTGTAATAAGATATAGGTTATTCCCCTGGCTGGATATAGATGAATTTGAATCCTTTGTACTCAGGAATTCAGGAAATGATTGGTATTTTACAATGTTTAGAGATGGACTGGTGTATTGTCTCACAAAAAATCTGGATATAGACGCACTTGCATTCAGACCCTCTGTGGTGTTTATAAATGGAGAATATTGGGGAATTCATAACATTAGAGAAAAAGTAAATGAACATTATATTTCATCTCATCATCATTTAGACAAGGATAAAATTAATCTGCTGGAAATGTACAATACAGTTCTACATGGCTCAGGTAAAGATTATAATGAATTATACAATTTCATTAAAAATAACGACCTGTCTTTAAAACCCAACTATGAATACGTAAAGCAAAAAATGGATATTGACGAATATATAAACTATATGGTTACAGAAATTTATATAGACAATGGAGATTGGCCAGGTAATAATTTAAAATACTGGAACTCCGACGGTATAAAGTTCCGATGGATATTATTCGATACGGACTTTGGATTTGGTATTTACGGGAATGAAAGATATAAATTTAACACTCTTGAATTTGCCCTTGAACCAAATTCCAAGAAGAATTGGCCAAATCCACCCTGGTCAACACTTATTTTTAGAAAATTGATCCAAAATAAAGAATTTAGAAATAAATTCATTAATACAGCATGCGACCTGATAAATACCTATTTATCTTCCGACTACATTAAAAAAACAGTTGATTCACTGAAAAATTTAATATCAGATGAAATGGTCCGGCATACTCAGAGGTGGCCACAGGCTGGAAATTACGATAACTGGCTAAAGGATATCGGAAAAATAAAAGAATTTGCCACCTACAGACCATCTTATTTCCACAACTTTATGCAACAACGCTTTGGTCTGAATACCAGTTATCTACTAAAAATTCACATTAATCCCCCAGCAACAGGTAAAATAAAGATAAATTCGATCATAGTAAGTAAAAAAGACTTTATCGGGAGATATTATAAAGAAATTCCAGTCACAGTCCAGGCCATATCAAAAAATGGCTATGTTTTTGACAAATGGACAGGTAACATAGAATCACAGGAACCTGTAATTACAATAGAATCAGCATCATCAAGCTTAGAAATTACGGCAAATTTTAAACCAGCTGAGTTACCAGATAATGCAGTAGTAATTAATGAAATAAACTACCATCCGGAAAATTCTTTCGACACCGGTGATTGGATAGAAATTTATAACAACACTGACTATACTATTGACATCAGTAACTGGAAATTGATGGATTCAGATAGCTCCCATGTATTTTCAATACCAGAAAATACTATACTTGAAAAAGGTGGCTTTCTTGTAATAGCAGAAGATTTATATAGATTTAAAAGTTTATTTCCATCTGTAGAAAATATAGTGGGAGAAACTGGCTTTGGTTTTTCCGCTGGTGGAGAAGTGATCAGGCTATTTGATGAAAATTGGAATTTGATAGATTCCGTAGAATACGATGATCAAAATCCATGGCCTGAAGAACCTGACGGTCATGGTCCTACCCTAGAGCTTAAGGATCCCGATCTTGATAACTCGCTACCTGAAAGCTGGGCAGCTTCAGAAAATCATGGTACTCCAGGAACATATAACAGTGTCTACACAGATATAGAAAAAACAAATAAACATAATATTTGTGAATTCAAGCTGTTATATAACTACCCAAACCCATTCAATTCTCAAACAACTATAAAATTCTTTATCCCTGATAGAGGTGTAGTAAAATTGTTTGTTTATGATATTTCAGGAAAATTTATCTATAAAAATACTCATTACTGTACAAAATCAGGGTATTATAGTTTTAAATGGAATGGTAAAAATTCAAACGGTGAAATAATACCATCAGGAGTTTATTTATATAGGATTGAATACAGAAACAAATCAAAAGTAGGAAAGATGCTATTTCTAAAATAA